AGCTCGTGTGCGTGCTCAAACCTTGATGGCTGAAAAACGTGGCGATGTGGAAGGGTATGCGGATGCCGTGGCGGAAATGGAACGTGCGCTTTCTCGTGTTCGTATTGCTCGAAAACGTCGACATGGTTCTTCGTCCTTTGATTCTCGTTCTTCATGAAAAATGTCCCCAACAATAATGATAATGATGGAAAAGTGTGGTCCGCGTATCAACTCGCGCTGACCCTTGGGTACATGATTGTGATTCCTATGCTTTTGTTCGGAGTTGGAGGCGTGTTGCTTGATAAGCATTTCGATAGTTATCCTTTGTTCGTTTTCATCGGGTTTTTGTTCGCTCTTACGTCGTCTATGTTCGTGGTTTATACCAAGACCAAGGACATCGTGGTCCAAGGTATGCCTCAAAAGCCAAAATCTAAAATCGAAAAACCAAATCTGAAACCTTAACTTAATAACGCTCGACTCTAACATGTCCAATACGTTTGTTCCCCCAACACTCGCTTCAGAAACTATTTTTCACATCGGTACGTTTGAGGTTCGAAATACCTTGATCACCGCGGTGATGACGTTGGTTTTTTTGACGATTATCGCCTTGCTCGTGCGTCGTAAAAAATACGCCATGGTTCCGTCCGGGATTCAAAATGTTGTGGAAGCGTTGATTGGCGGTTTTTTTGATTTTTTTGCCGGGGTGATAGGGGATCGTGAAAAGGCGAAAAAGTTTTTTCCGTTGGTGGCCACGATTTTTTTCTTTGTATTGATTTCCAACTGGATGGGGCTTTTTCCCGGATTCAGCAGTATTGGGATTTGGGAAGAACACGAAGGGCATGAAATGTTTGTGCCGGTGTTTCGTTCTACGTTTGCCGATGTGAATATGACCTTTGCGCTCGCGCTCATTTCCGTGACCGCGTGTCAGGTTTTTGGGTTTTCGTTGTTGGGATTTAAAGGATATGCGGGCAAGTTTTTTGTGAATCCGTTTCGTGATCCGATCGGGTGTTTTGTGGGTTTGCTTGAGATCCTTTCCGAATTCGCCAAGATGATTTCCTTCACCTTTCGTCTTTTCGGTAATGTGTTTGCCGGAGAAGTGTTGTTGGCCGTTATCGCGTTCCTGTTGCCGTGGTGGTTGCCGGCATCCTTGCCGTTTTACGGTTTGGAGGTTTTCGTCGGATTTATCCAGGCGTTGGTGTTTTCC
The Candidatus Gracilibacteria bacterium genome window above contains:
- the atpB gene encoding F0F1 ATP synthase subunit A, whose product is MSKTFELKIVTPEKVLYKDIVESVSVMTAEGEITVMANHLPIISAIVPGELRIKKDGAITFFSVTRGVLEMDGKTVTLLTDAAERAEAIDEKRAEEARVRAQTLMAEKRGDVEGYADAVAEMERALSRVRIARKRRHGSSSFDSRSSGKMSPTIMIMMEKCGPRINSRGPLGTGLGFLCFCSELEACCLISISIVILCSFSSGFCSLLRRLCSWFIPRPRTSWSKVCLKSQNLKSKNQIGNLNLITLDSNMSNTFVPPTLASETIFHIGTFEVRNTLITAVMTLVFLTIIALLVRRKKYAMVPSGIQNVVEALIGGFFDFFAGVIGDREKAKKFFPLVATIFFFVLISNWMGLFPGFSSIGIWEEHEGHEMFVPVFRSTFADVNMTFALALISVTACQVFGFSLLGFKGYAGKFFVNPFRDPIGCFVGLLEILSEFAKMISFTFRLFGNVFAGEVLLAVIAFLLPWWLPASLPFYGLEVFVGFIQALVFSFLTLIFLKVATTGHGGHEAHEGATHGA